The DNA region GCACGCCATTCCAGGTGTCTCCAACCATCGCCCCTTCAACGAGCACTGACGCTTTTCCTCCCGGGTAATCCAACGAAACTGTCAAGTCGTGCTCTCCCGCTGTCCCGGTAGCCGACAGGGCGGCCTGATCTAGCCATGATCCGCCAAACAAGATCCCCGTTGCGCGTCCGGTGATGCTTCCTGGAATGCGCTGGATGTCAGATATCTGAGTATCAAAAGAGACCGTTTCGGCAGACCAGTTTCCACCGCCGAGGGTGGTACCGATAAGGGATGCCATGATGCTTGGATGTGAGGGTGTACCGCCAAGGGCCCCGGTGCTTCGGAGGGAGCCCCTCAGGATGGACATGAAATGGGAAAGGTTCGGAACGTCCAGTGTCCATGTGCCGTTAAGGGCATCTCCTGTCTCAAGGGTGGCCTTCAGGGTGGATGTTCCCACCTGCAAATTCGGAACCCTGACTTTCGTTTCGCCGGAATCCAGGAGGATCCTGGCCGAACCCAGAACCTCCTGTCCGAGAAAAGTACCGCTGAGTTTCACAATATTCAGATCGCTTTGGAGCTTATCCCCCGCAAGGAAACCGTCCAGGGTGATCCCCGTGGTGAGACTTCCGTGAAATTGCTGGAGAACCTTGCCTGGATCCAGTTGATCACCCCGTATAGCAGCATGCCAGCTCATCTTCTCGCCCCACTGGAATTTTCCGTCAGCCTCCAGGGGCCCTTCGAGGAGATTCGTCAGCAAGGAACCTTCCCATGTGTTGGGGGTGATGCTCCCGTTTATGTCCACGGAGATAGGGGATCCATCGGGATTTTGCGTGATCATGTGAAGTTCGTGGTCCGTTCTGTTCCCGCTGCCTGTAATTTTGATCTCATCGGTGGTGAAGCTTCCCGTGGCCACCGGTGCCACGTGAATCATCAGGTTAAAGGGGTACAATTCGTCAATCCTGATGCTGGCTGTAGCTGTAACATCGCTGGTGCCGATCTTCCCAAAAAACAGGTCTTCCCCATCCAGGGAGATCTCCAGATCGGGGATTCCCCTGGGACCTGATATCTTTCCCCTGCTTATGACCTTTCCCCTGGATCCTTCCACAAAAGAGGCGAAGTCACCAATCTCAAGATCCCAAGAGGCGTTCCATGATTTCTCAAGGACTCCCGATGCTCCAAGGTGGGCGGACCCCCAGGTTAGATCAACTCCACGGAGTTCGATGCTCTCTCCCCGGATCCCGAGGCCCGCCTCCCCCTCGAAGGGCATGGAACGATAGTGCCCCTGAAGGTTGGATAAAAACACATCCGTTTTCAGGAGACCCTCGTCGTAGGAGCCGGAAAAAACAGCTTCCAGCTCGAGGTCGTCAGGCGAACCGTTCCACAGCAGGGCCGTATTCAACTCAGTGGCGTTCAGGGAGCCGTTCCAGACCAGGGTGTCCTTCCAGGCCAACCTTCCTGTCATGGATAGAATTCCATCGAGCCCTTTCACCACCCCCGTCCCTTCCCATGTCCCGTCATCTATACCACCATCAATGAGCGCTTCAATCGAAAGGTCACTACTCTGGACGCTTGTGCGGATGGAGTGGGAAAGGAAGTTTCCTTTGCCTGTCAACCCCACCCGGTCCATGTGGAAACCTTCAACCTTCAAACCCGTTAAGGAAAGGTCCAGTTCTGTTTCCGTACCCTGATTCAGGGTCGTAAGTACAGTTCCCGTCAATGACTGAAGGGTAACGCCATTGGAAAAAAGATCCCAACCGGTCAATTGGGCATACAGGCTGGGTGAAGCCGCTTCCCCCGATACGGTTCCTGAGATCTCCAGGCTCCCGCCGGCTGAAGGCATGACAGCCCCGATATCAGCTGCCTCCAAAAGCCAATTTACATCCCATTTGTCCTTGAGGCTTCCCCTGGCGTGAACTGACACAGCCTCCAGGGATATTTGAGCCTCGTGGATCGTGATTTCCCGCCCCTTTCCCGAGGCCCGGATCAGGAACGGTCCCGGCGGGAGCACTTTTGCTCCAAGGGTCCCACTCACTTGGGCGCTGTAGGTATCGCCTTGAAGATTGAAATCGATCCTGCCCGAAGGCGAGGCAAAAATCGGTTCCGCTTCCTTGAGAGGCCACCTTATATCATTCCAGACGGTCTCCAGAACAAGTACCGGTCCAGATCCCATAATTTCATAGCGTCCGCTGGTTTCGAGACTGGCAGTGTTACCTGTAGCCATAACATCGAATTTTTTGAGCTCCCATCGGTCGGCATCACGCTGTCCATTGATCTTTGCCTGAAGGGTTTCGTTGCCCAATCCGGGAAGACCGGACACGGAAAGATCCCCCCTGAAGTCGAAAGTCGCGAAAGTTCCACCACCTGTAAGATTGCCCTTTACCGAGCCTTTGATCCGGTCCAGAAAGGTGCCCCCTGGATGGAGATCGTTGACCAGGACCGACGCGTTCCAGCTGTTTACACCCCCGGCACTGCTGAGAGTTCCTCTGATGGAACCTTCAAGCAAACCGGTCACATCCTGATTTATCCGGAGTTCAGAAAGTGTTCCCTCAAGATTACCACTGCCCTGAACCCGAGGCAGTCCCGGAGGGTCGAATGACCACCGGACATCGGCATTCAAGGCATGGTCGCCCTCCATCTTCATGTCAGCAATGACAGTTATTTCGCCCAACGGGTCCCGGATCCCGAAATGCCGGATAATCAAATTTTTCCGGTCGATCCTCCCGGAAAATTCGATAGTGTCGATGCTCACAGGGGCTTTGGAGTCAGGCATCGTCAAAGCCAGGTCCCTGACTGACAGCTGACCTATTTCGATGCCCAGGGGGAGTGGATATCCGAATGAAGAAAAGGAGTCGGAAGTAGCTTCGGCGGTATTCTGGTTCGCCTCAACCCTGATGATCACCTTGTCTACAGATGCTGTCCCAAAAGTCAGGGATATCCTGAAGAGGCCGGCGGGAACAAGTTGAAAACCTACCAGATCTGCAGAAAAGTACAGGGTCTGAGTGCGGACCTCTACTCCCTGAAGCAATACCTTTCCGCCCAGCCGCCCCTGAATCTTCCCTACGGCAAAAACCCCATGAGACATACGGGTACCTGTGCCGACGATCCAGTTAAGGCCGGATTCTGTAAAGAACAACCATACCCCAAGGCTGAATGAAACAGCGGCGAGAAGGACGGCCAGGATACCGAGGCGCCGCCAGTTCACAGGTCGGGTCCGATGTTCAGGTGTATCCGCCAAGGTTTATCCTCACGACTCAAGGCCCAGGCCAGGTCCAGCCGGACCAATCCGATCAGTGACTTCCACCTCACTCCAACACCTGCCCCACTCTCCAGGGAATCCTTCATGCTTTCGAGGGAGTTTCCGGTGTCACTGAAAACAGCTGCGCTCCAGGAACGGGAAAGGCTGTGTTCGTATTCGGCGCTCCCAACTACCAGGTAGCGCCCTCCCACTGCCTCTCCTGCCGCATCCAGGGGGCTCAGTGATTTATAAGCAAAACCCCGGACGCTCTGATCTCCTCCGGCGAAGTACCTGAGGGAAGCGGGAAGAACATCAAAATCCTCGATCCAGGTGGTGGCTCTCTCTCCTCTCAGGATCACCCGGCCCCAATGGCCGACGGGTGTGATCAGCTTGGCTTTCGCCCTGGCCTGGAGGAAGGAAAATTGGGAAAAGAAGCCCTCCTGAGAACCCTGAAGTTCGAGGTCCAGCCTGAAACCCCACCTTGTGTTGACCCGATCATCGGCCCGGACATAACTGAAACCCAAACCGGGGTACAGCAGAGCGGTTTGCCCCTCCTCGGTGGCAATGTCATAATCTTCCCACAGGTAGCTAAGATTTTCCGAAAAAGATGAGGAGCCCCGCAAACGCACATGCTTCAGCCTCAGGAGTGCTTTCCTGGAGTCGATATCGTCTACACGTTCTCGCTCGAAGGCCAGGGAATAGTCTAGGTGGTCCGTTCGCGCACGTTTCAGAGGTACGGTATAGAGCCCGGACAGACCGGTTTTCACCGTGGAGAGCAACAGGTCCGTCCGGAAACGGTGCACTTTCCGGTTTACCCTGTGGTGCTCCCACCCCGTCCGAAACCTCGGCCCTGTGTCGGTACCGTAGCCGACCCCCGCAGTAAACTTTCTCGCCGGGCCGGGCTCCAGGGTGACCCTGACCGGAACGAAAAGGCCATCAGCCTCTTCCCTTGGGGCTGAAACCTCGACAAGGCTGAACTGATTGGAATCATAAATAGCTTTCTGAAGCTCCAGTAAGGCATTCTGTTCGTAAGGGTCCCCCTCGCTGATGTTAACAAAATCGTCCAGATAGGCCGGTGAAAGAAGATCCTGAACAAGAGTCACCCTTCCGAAACTGAAGCGGGGTCCGGTTTCAAGGTGCAGTACTATTTCGGCCGATGCATTTTCCCTTTTAACATAGACGCGATTTTCCATGTACCGGGCGTCGAGGTATCCCAATTGGACCGCAGTGATGATGAGGGCTTTTTTCCCCTGCTCATAACTGTGGTGAACGAGGATAGCTCCCTTCGTCAAAGGGAAATTTTTCAGTTGTAATAGCAGCTGGGGAGATTCGGAACCTTCCCCGTCTATTCGGATATCCAGGTGCGACACCGTGACGGGATTTCCTTTATCGACGGCGTACAGAGCATTGTACTTGTCTCCTTCCACTTTGAGTTGCGGGTCCACCGTTGCACCATAGAAACCGAAGGGTTCGAGGGCTTTCTTGATCTCTTCGGGTACCTGACCGTGGAGGCGCCGGACCAGGGAATCGTTGAGATAAGGGTGATCTTTCTGTTTTTCCAGAGTCAGGACTGAGAGAACGGACTTCAGCATATCCCCATCCAACCCCTCTACATTGATCGTCACCGAAACCGCTTCGGCGGTCCCGGGAAGAACGAAAAGCAGGAAAAATAAGAGGAGGCATGACAGGAACGGATTTCGGCCGGGTGCGTCGGACGAAAAAATGGTGTACGTGGGCCGGTTGCCGACGTGAATTTGGGGCCCGGCACGCTGATCAGTTTTTTCCCACATGGCTCACAGTATTAATAATCCGCCAGAATCTACGACATGATTTTTTGGCCGTGGGGAAAATTATTTTTTGTAAGATATCGTTCATGAAACGGACTTCTCGATCCACACATCATATTTCAGATTCCAAATGATAAACAGGAGCAATTGCTCCCGGCTTTCTGTTCCTGTAAAAAACGTTTAAAAACTTTAACGCAGAGAGTTTCACCCAGGATTTAGCCTTCCTCTGCGTCCTTCGCGTCCTCTGCGTTAAAGCTTTTGATCTTCTCCTGCGTCCTGCGTTCTGCGTGCTAGGATGTAACCCCTACTTCCAGACTTCAAGTTCGAGGGAAGTAGGAGTTACCTCCTCTACAAACACCTTCAAACTTCCGAAGTCGATCCCCAGGATCTCGTCGGCAAACCCCTGGGAGGATGTGTAGACCTCAAAGATCTGTGATGTTGAGGTGGAGGTGAAAACAGGGTTCTCAAAACGGCCGATGTATTTGGAACTGTTTAAGAGGGAACCTAAAAACTCTTTCTGGTCCAGGCGGCTCATGTTCACGTAGGTAAAGGTGATTTTCAGCGGTTCAAAGAGGAAGCCGAAGGATTCCAGAGCACTTGACAGGTTGTCTATGGATACGCGGACCTGACGAGTCGTGTAATATGTTTTGTCGATGAGCATCTCCTGTTCTTCGATGGTCTCGAAGAATTCAGAGTAGTTCAAGAGGTTCAGCAGGTTGCTGGTAGGGTCCTTCGTATCGAAGGGATCCCGGGACAGGTGGATCCCGTTGGGGCTTATACATCCTTTCATCGGATCTTGTGAATGGAGTTTGATCCCGAGCATCCGCAAGGACTCGGTGGCTGTCTGCCGGGTTGCGGTACGTCTTGCCAGGTCCCTCGTCCGCTCCAACTCCTGCTGGAGGCTGTCACTGCCGCTGAAACTTTTTCGCCAACCACTGCTGTCGAAAAAACCGCAAAGAGCCGCTTCGCCCTGAACGGTGATGAATTCACTTCTAACTTTCGGCTGCCCGGCAACCGTAGTTGTCTGCACATCCTCACCTTTGACGAGGGTTTCGACGCGGGCGAGAAGCTCCTGCTCTCCATCGGAATCGAAACCGTGGGAATATTCGTTTATCCGGCCCTTTTTGTCAATGAGGATCAGAGTGGGTAAGGTGGAGACACCAAAAATGTTGAATACCCTGGAGTCCTCGTCATAGAGGAGGGGGTATGTTATCTTCCCACGAAACTTCTCGAGCCTCTCTATGAAGCGGCGGATTCTATCCATGGGAACCTGGATGTCTTCATTGACAGCCATGATAATGAGACCCTCACCCTCATACTTGTCTTCAAGCTTCTGAAGTGAGAGCATCTCGTCAACGCATGAATCGCAATAGATGGACCAGAAGC from bacterium includes:
- a CDS encoding translocation/assembly module TamB domain-containing protein — its product is MADTPEHRTRPVNWRRLGILAVLLAAVSFSLGVWLFFTESGLNWIVGTGTRMSHGVFAVGKIQGRLGGKVLLQGVEVRTQTLYFSADLVGFQLVPAGLFRISLTFGTASVDKVIIRVEANQNTAEATSDSFSSFGYPLPLGIEIGQLSVRDLALTMPDSKAPVSIDTIEFSGRIDRKNLIIRHFGIRDPLGEITVIADMKMEGDHALNADVRWSFDPPGLPRVQGSGNLEGTLSELRINQDVTGLLEGSIRGTLSSAGGVNSWNASVLVNDLHPGGTFLDRIKGSVKGNLTGGGTFATFDFRGDLSVSGLPGLGNETLQAKINGQRDADRWELKKFDVMATGNTASLETSGRYEIMGSGPVLVLETVWNDIRWPLKEAEPIFASPSGRIDFNLQGDTYSAQVSGTLGAKVLPPGPFLIRASGKGREITIHEAQISLEAVSVHARGSLKDKWDVNWLLEAADIGAVMPSAGGSLEISGTVSGEAASPSLYAQLTGWDLFSNGVTLQSLTGTVLTTLNQGTETELDLSLTGLKVEGFHMDRVGLTGKGNFLSHSIRTSVQSSDLSIEALIDGGIDDGTWEGTGVVKGLDGILSMTGRLAWKDTLVWNGSLNATELNTALLWNGSPDDLELEAVFSGSYDEGLLKTDVFLSNLQGHYRSMPFEGEAGLGIRGESIELRGVDLTWGSAHLGASGVLEKSWNASWDLEIGDFASFVEGSRGKVISRGKISGPRGIPDLEISLDGEDLFFGKIGTSDVTATASIRIDELYPFNLMIHVAPVATGSFTTDEIKITGSGNRTDHELHMITQNPDGSPISVDINGSITPNTWEGSLLTNLLEGPLEADGKFQWGEKMSWHAAIRGDQLDPGKVLQQFHGSLTTGITLDGFLAGDKLQSDLNIVKLSGTFLGQEVLGSARILLDSGETKVRVPNLQVGTSTLKATLETGDALNGTWTLDVPNLSHFMSILRGSLRSTGALGGTPSHPSIMASLIGTTLGGGNWSAETVSFDTQISDIQRIPGSITGRATGILFGGSWLDQAALSATGTAGEHDLTVSLDYPGGKASVLVEGAMVGDTWNGVLVSTYLDHPLRGRWSLENKAELVISTTEGNIHPFCVISDGSRLCAEALWKEGEGKGSLQIHRLPLSLLTAGTVSALKIEGFSDGIIKGGRSEGRWWGSARLSTLAGSILYQNGSGKWVSFNLRETDLSTTFDSTGLQGSFQAQLGPEGSQDHVLGTLSLPGILFPRPEGSSYQDQPVQGRFVAQLAEMGFIQALAPDVDGPAGLLTATLDIKGTLGTPVTEGFVNLQDGSAGVPLLGLSLKPVEGRLTAGKPEGFTLDATAGSGRGRLHIQGSVRNPLTKSRAMELRFKGEEVTAARTPVISLVISPDLILTAEDNLFTLKGSVNVPEASFNPVEISVTQRPSPDVVVIAPGSDTTPKPPLKVRGDVRLNLGDKVTVDGFGLTGRVSGSVRIIDEPGTVTSATGELRITDGLYRAFGRRLTIERGKLTFSGGPLENPGLDVRAVRRIDDILAGINVGGTLMEPVISLFSDPPMDQAEALSYLVNGKPLSRTSGEEGNALATAALSMGLNQGESLAKRIGNSFGFEEVTVQTEADVEQSSLVVGKYLTPSVYVRYGVGIFQSFSVFQFEYKINDHLLLQGESGEETGTDLLYTIER
- a CDS encoding autotransporter assembly complex protein TamA codes for the protein MWEKTDQRAGPQIHVGNRPTYTIFSSDAPGRNPFLSCLLLFFLLFVLPGTAEAVSVTINVEGLDGDMLKSVLSVLTLEKQKDHPYLNDSLVRRLHGQVPEEIKKALEPFGFYGATVDPQLKVEGDKYNALYAVDKGNPVTVSHLDIRIDGEGSESPQLLLQLKNFPLTKGAILVHHSYEQGKKALIITAVQLGYLDARYMENRVYVKRENASAEIVLHLETGPRFSFGRVTLVQDLLSPAYLDDFVNISEGDPYEQNALLELQKAIYDSNQFSLVEVSAPREEADGLFVPVRVTLEPGPARKFTAGVGYGTDTGPRFRTGWEHHRVNRKVHRFRTDLLLSTVKTGLSGLYTVPLKRARTDHLDYSLAFERERVDDIDSRKALLRLKHVRLRGSSSFSENLSYLWEDYDIATEEGQTALLYPGLGFSYVRADDRVNTRWGFRLDLELQGSQEGFFSQFSFLQARAKAKLITPVGHWGRVILRGERATTWIEDFDVLPASLRYFAGGDQSVRGFAYKSLSPLDAAGEAVGGRYLVVGSAEYEHSLSRSWSAAVFSDTGNSLESMKDSLESGAGVGVRWKSLIGLVRLDLAWALSREDKPWRIHLNIGPDL
- a CDS encoding TlpA disulfide reductase family protein encodes the protein MYKKFLMYSFLAVICLLPLHAEGQNATSEPSSKLLSTGTATPVFSLPDILGQQVDVEQYLGKSPIVLSFWSIYCDSCVDEMLSLQKLEDKYEGEGLIIMAVNEDIQVPMDRIRRFIERLEKFRGKITYPLLYDEDSRVFNIFGVSTLPTLILIDKKGRINEYSHGFDSDGEQELLARVETLVKGEDVQTTTVAGQPKVRSEFITVQGEAALCGFFDSSGWRKSFSGSDSLQQELERTRDLARRTATRQTATESLRMLGIKLHSQDPMKGCISPNGIHLSRDPFDTKDPTSNLLNLLNYSEFFETIEEQEMLIDKTYYTTRQVRVSIDNLSSALESFGFLFEPLKITFTYVNMSRLDQKEFLGSLLNSSKYIGRFENPVFTSTSTSQIFEVYTSSQGFADEILGIDFGSLKVFVEEVTPTSLELEVWK